A single window of Anaerocolumna chitinilytica DNA harbors:
- a CDS encoding sensor domain-containing diguanylate cyclase — MKCNVKFVKGKAPQSNDDFSTFWEWYFPSNLAYITKNFILNSGFNSNLIQDYFNKWITNIHPDDRDTVLSNLIWYFREKAPYYKCEYRVKKNEKEYIWILSQGKAVWNSNGRVIKMSGTHTDITSRKEMQQNLKYLSEHDPETGLPLTTLFLKRLKKEVKNIYSYFTVLYMSIDVQTMDTSNMCGENKHSLLMKVIMNMKHHLTSKDMLCRISENEYTLLLSGIHLETAIERKVADILKYTNTPFLINNEIYSITINIGVLACTENRRNVKRLLDNARLAMQQAKVIGPNNYCYYNSIIYTNYTIIL, encoded by the coding sequence ATGAAGTGTAATGTAAAGTTTGTAAAAGGCAAGGCACCACAATCGAATGATGATTTTTCTACCTTTTGGGAATGGTATTTCCCCTCAAATCTAGCTTATATCACGAAAAACTTCATATTGAACTCTGGATTTAACAGTAACCTTATTCAGGATTATTTTAATAAATGGATAACCAATATCCATCCTGATGACCGAGACACTGTATTAAGTAATCTCATATGGTATTTCAGGGAGAAAGCACCTTATTATAAATGCGAATACAGAGTAAAGAAAAACGAAAAAGAATACATCTGGATACTGAGCCAGGGAAAAGCCGTATGGAATAGTAATGGCCGCGTCATAAAAATGAGCGGCACCCATACTGACATTACAAGCAGAAAGGAAATGCAGCAGAATCTAAAATATTTATCTGAACACGATCCCGAGACTGGTCTCCCCCTAACTACGCTTTTTCTAAAAAGGTTAAAAAAAGAAGTTAAAAATATATATTCATATTTTACTGTCTTGTATATGAGTATCGATGTTCAGACCATGGATACAAGTAATATGTGCGGTGAAAATAAACATTCACTCTTAATGAAAGTTATTATGAATATGAAGCATCATCTCACTTCAAAGGATATGTTATGCCGAATCAGTGAAAATGAATATACCTTATTACTAAGTGGAATACATTTGGAAACTGCTATAGAAAGAAAGGTTGCAGATATTCTTAAATACACTAATACACCTTTTCTAATAAATAATGAGATCTATTCTATTACTATTAATATCGGTGTATTGGCCTGCACTGAAAACAGAAGAAATGTCAAAAGATTACTTGACAATGCCAGACTTGCAATGCAGCAAGCTAAGGTTATTGGTCCAAACAATTATTGCTATTACAATAGTATAATATATACTAATTATACTATTATCCTATAA
- a CDS encoding methyl-accepting chemotaxis protein produces MKNIRSIKTKLILFFGLLVVAICGGLGILSYISASSAMSDNITESLKQLADKSSDLIQERVNSRLTSLEVMAETDTIQSTTLPMEDKLSLLKKEVDRAGYLRMSIGDTQGNLYTTAGTTANIADRDYFKAALKGQTYVSNPIISKTDNILVVTYAVPIKSGDSVIGILTATRDGNELSTLTNDIHYGTSGSAFMIDSSGVMVAHTDKELVNKMYNIMDELKKDPSLKQLAVLEKKMMNGDSGSGEYTYDGIRKFMAFTPVKGTNWSLAITAPKKEVLKSIRDIKLIIIVISVVFVAISIIITYIISNGISKPIKSASDYLHKVSSGDFTGRIPEKLMKSKDETGLLASSIDIMQTSIKGIVKEVSEKSHAVAQILNNINSNMESLNSNIEGISSTTEELSASIEETAASSEEMSSSVSEIEKASESIAQKAQDSTTTISNMLTTAQDIQQSSKISRNNAIEIYDRTKLNLRNAIEKSKAVEQINILSGSILEITSQTNLLALNAAIEAARAGEAGKGFAVVAEEIRKLAEDSKNTVAKIQEVTLTILESVTNLSSSSNEILNFLDDQVMDDYAKLEEIGDQYSSRSLEMNDIVTEFSATSEELLASLQDMTKAINEVAGASGEEALGASTIAEEAASVVLRSNEVIKLTEEAKDKSHLLLDAVAVFRI; encoded by the coding sequence AAGAAGTATAAAAACCAAACTAATATTATTTTTTGGTTTACTGGTAGTTGCTATTTGTGGGGGGCTTGGAATTCTTTCCTATATCAGTGCTTCTTCCGCTATGTCAGATAATATCACAGAGTCACTAAAGCAGCTGGCTGACAAATCATCTGACTTGATCCAGGAAAGAGTGAATTCCAGATTAACTTCTCTGGAAGTTATGGCTGAAACTGATACTATCCAATCTACCACTCTTCCTATGGAAGATAAGCTTTCCTTATTGAAAAAAGAAGTTGACAGAGCAGGATATCTTAGAATGTCTATTGGCGATACCCAAGGAAATCTTTATACTACTGCCGGAACTACTGCAAATATTGCAGACAGAGATTACTTTAAAGCAGCATTAAAGGGTCAGACCTATGTATCAAATCCTATAATAAGTAAAACAGATAATATTTTAGTCGTAACTTATGCGGTACCCATTAAATCAGGCGACTCAGTCATTGGAATTCTGACAGCGACAAGGGATGGTAATGAATTGAGCACTCTGACAAATGATATTCATTACGGTACCAGTGGTTCAGCATTTATGATAGATTCTTCCGGTGTAATGGTTGCCCATACCGATAAAGAATTAGTTAATAAAATGTATAATATAATGGATGAATTAAAAAAAGACCCATCCCTTAAACAGTTGGCGGTTTTGGAAAAAAAGATGATGAATGGAGATTCTGGATCCGGTGAATACACCTATGATGGAATCAGAAAGTTTATGGCGTTTACACCAGTTAAAGGTACTAATTGGTCACTGGCAATCACCGCTCCCAAGAAGGAAGTTTTAAAAAGTATTCGTGATATAAAATTAATTATAATAGTTATAAGCGTTGTATTTGTTGCCATAAGTATTATTATCACCTATATTATTTCAAATGGAATTTCAAAACCTATCAAATCAGCTTCGGACTATCTGCATAAGGTTTCTTCCGGAGATTTTACCGGAAGAATACCAGAGAAATTGATGAAGTCAAAAGATGAAACAGGACTTCTCGCTTCTTCCATTGATATTATGCAGACTTCTATAAAAGGTATTGTAAAAGAAGTATCCGAGAAATCCCATGCTGTTGCCCAGATTTTAAATAATATTAACTCTAATATGGAAAGTCTGAACAGTAATATTGAAGGGATATCCTCCACTACAGAAGAACTCTCTGCCAGTATTGAGGAAACAGCAGCTTCTTCAGAAGAGATGAGCTCATCTGTCTCAGAAATTGAAAAAGCTTCCGAATCTATTGCACAAAAAGCACAGGATAGTACCACCACAATATCCAATATGTTAACTACAGCACAAGATATTCAACAAAGCTCAAAAATCTCAAGAAATAATGCAATCGAGATTTATGACAGAACAAAACTTAATCTGCGAAATGCCATCGAAAAATCGAAAGCTGTTGAACAGATTAATATCCTATCCGGTTCAATTCTTGAAATCACCTCACAGACCAATCTATTAGCTTTAAATGCAGCAATCGAGGCTGCTCGTGCAGGAGAGGCTGGTAAAGGATTTGCCGTGGTTGCAGAAGAAATTCGTAAATTAGCGGAGGACTCCAAGAATACAGTTGCAAAAATCCAAGAAGTAACCTTAACAATACTGGAATCCGTCACAAATCTTTCCTCAAGTTCAAATGAAATATTGAACTTTTTAGACGATCAAGTAATGGATGATTATGCAAAGCTAGAAGAAATCGGAGATCAATATAGCTCACGTTCTCTTGAAATGAATGACATCGTTACAGAATTCAGTGCAACTTCAGAAGAACTTCTAGCTTCCCTGCAGGATATGACAAAAGCCATTAACGAAGTAGCAGGTGCCTCCGGCGAAGAAGCATTAGGTGCTTCTACAATAGCTGAGGAAGCTGCCAGCGTTGTACTGCGTTCAAACGAAGTCATAAAGTTAACGGAAGAGGCCAAAGATAAGTCCCACCTGCTTTTGGATGCTGTAGCTGTTTTTAGGATATAA
- the ispD gene encoding 2-C-methyl-D-erythritol 4-phosphate cytidylyltransferase produces MGQEKISAILLAGGSGKRMQSDIPKQYMLLGEKPVLCYSLEAFDKSSVDEILLVVNENDIEYLEDNILSRYPLEKPVRVVTGGEERYHSVYNGLKAISKGEYVLIHDGARPFITTEMIEEIIVSLREHPACAVGVPVKDTIKIVDTTGTITETPDRSFVWAIQTPQAFSRSLISRAYDMLLGEFHKDVQDKKISITDDTMVLEYTLNYPVKMIMGSYRNIKITTQEDLIMGEALLQRKK; encoded by the coding sequence ATGGGACAAGAGAAAATAAGCGCTATCCTGCTAGCCGGTGGAAGCGGTAAAAGAATGCAGTCTGATATTCCAAAGCAGTATATGCTTTTGGGAGAGAAACCGGTACTTTGCTATTCCTTGGAAGCATTTGATAAAAGCAGTGTGGACGAAATTCTATTGGTAGTAAATGAAAACGATATAGAATATCTGGAGGACAACATCCTTAGCCGGTACCCCTTAGAAAAGCCGGTCCGTGTAGTAACGGGAGGAGAAGAGCGCTATCATTCGGTCTATAATGGGCTAAAAGCGATATCTAAAGGGGAGTATGTTCTGATACACGATGGTGCAAGACCTTTTATTACTACGGAAATGATAGAGGAGATAATAGTAAGCTTAAGAGAGCACCCGGCTTGTGCTGTAGGTGTTCCAGTTAAAGATACAATTAAAATTGTTGATACAACAGGAACAATTACAGAAACACCAGATCGCAGCTTTGTTTGGGCAATCCAAACACCCCAGGCATTTTCACGTTCTCTGATTTCAAGGGCATATGATATGCTCCTGGGTGAATTTCACAAAGACGTTCAAGATAAGAAGATATCAATAACAGATGATACAATGGTTCTTGAATATACTTTGAATTATCCGGTTAAAATGATTATGGGCAGTTATAGAAATATTAAGATAACCACCCAGGAAGATCTGATTATGGGAGAAGCGCTTTTACAGCGTAAAAAATGA
- the tsaD gene encoding tRNA (adenosine(37)-N6)-threonylcarbamoyltransferase complex transferase subunit TsaD, producing the protein MDKDILILAIESSCDETAAAVVKNGRTVLSNVISSQIALHTLYGGVVPEIASRKHIEKINQVIKEALTEANTTLDEIDAIGVTYGPGLVGALLVGVAEAKAISYAAGKPLVGVHHIEGHVSANFIEHKDLEPPFLCLIVSGGHTHLVVVKDYGKYEIIGRTHDDAAGEAFDKVARAIGLGYPGGPKVDKLAKEGNKNAIAFPRANIADAPYDFSFSGVKSAVLNHLNSCEMKMEEVNRADIAASFQEAVVDALVSKTLLAAKDLKLSQVALAGGVASNSALREAMEEGCKKKGLKLYYPSPILCTDNAAMIGAAAYYEYLGGTRHGLDLNAIPNLKIGQR; encoded by the coding sequence ATGGATAAGGATATATTGATTCTGGCGATAGAATCTTCCTGTGATGAGACCGCAGCAGCAGTTGTTAAAAATGGCAGGACGGTACTATCAAACGTAATATCATCCCAGATAGCGCTTCATACCCTGTATGGTGGTGTAGTGCCGGAAATTGCGTCCAGAAAGCACATAGAAAAGATAAATCAGGTAATCAAAGAAGCTTTAACAGAAGCAAATACAACATTAGATGAGATTGATGCCATAGGTGTTACCTACGGCCCGGGGTTGGTAGGGGCATTATTGGTTGGCGTAGCAGAAGCAAAGGCTATCAGTTACGCGGCAGGAAAACCGCTGGTAGGAGTGCATCACATAGAAGGGCATGTTTCTGCCAATTTCATAGAGCATAAAGACCTGGAGCCTCCCTTTTTATGCTTAATCGTATCGGGAGGGCATACCCATTTGGTAGTGGTAAAGGATTATGGAAAGTATGAGATAATCGGAAGAACCCATGATGATGCCGCAGGAGAAGCCTTTGACAAGGTAGCCAGAGCAATCGGACTTGGTTATCCGGGAGGACCGAAGGTAGACAAGCTTGCCAAAGAGGGGAATAAGAATGCCATAGCTTTTCCCAGAGCTAATATTGCGGATGCACCTTATGACTTTAGCTTTAGCGGGGTGAAATCTGCTGTTCTAAACCACCTCAATTCCTGTGAAATGAAGATGGAAGAAGTAAACAGAGCTGACATAGCAGCTTCTTTTCAGGAGGCAGTTGTGGATGCTCTTGTATCGAAAACCCTTTTAGCCGCCAAAGACTTAAAGTTATCTCAAGTTGCTTTGGCAGGTGGAGTAGCATCCAATTCAGCCTTAAGGGAAGCAATGGAAGAAGGCTGCAAAAAGAAAGGTCTTAAACTATATTATCCATCTCCAATCTTATGTACAGACAATGCTGCCATGATAGGGGCAGCAGCTTATTATGAATATCTTGGAGGAACCAGGCATGGTCTGGACCTGAATGCAATACCCAATCTTAAAATAGGACAACGCTAA
- a CDS encoding DUF1700 domain-containing protein, whose translation MSKTEFIAELRAALAGELPENEIENNINYYESYIREQALSNSEEQVLELLGDPRLIAKTIIETYQLSHGPLYHSKLNYTAYQDGDTKEWSEGSEEAEYDEDKGNYQAYGVNGLKWYHKVLLVAIAILVLSVVLIIGGLLIRLFFYIGIPLLAIYFIYRAITNNRNR comes from the coding sequence ATGAGTAAGACGGAATTTATAGCAGAACTTAGAGCTGCTCTGGCAGGTGAGTTGCCGGAGAATGAGATAGAAAACAATATAAATTATTATGAAAGTTATATAAGAGAACAGGCATTATCGAATTCAGAGGAGCAGGTATTGGAGCTATTAGGTGATCCAAGATTAATTGCGAAAACCATAATTGAGACCTATCAGTTATCCCATGGTCCTCTATACCATAGTAAATTAAATTATACAGCCTATCAGGACGGTGATACAAAGGAATGGTCAGAAGGATCAGAAGAAGCTGAATATGATGAAGATAAGGGCAACTACCAGGCATATGGGGTTAATGGATTAAAATGGTATCATAAAGTATTACTAGTAGCGATAGCTATCTTAGTTCTGTCTGTGGTTCTGATTATTGGCGGACTTCTAATAAGACTATTCTTTTATATTGGAATACCTTTGCTGGCTATATATTTCATTTATAGGGCTATAACGAATAATCGAAATCGGTAA
- a CDS encoding ribonuclease Z, producing the protein MLDVCLLGTSGMMPLPNRWLTALMTRYNGSSLLIDCGEGTQIAIKEKGWSFHPIDVICFTHYHGDHISGLPGLLLTMGNADRTEPVTMIGPKGLERVVSALRVIAPELPFDINFIEINGAEEEFRINGYVIQAFKVNHNVLCYGYNVLIERGGRFYTEKAIENEVPQKYWNKLQKGETIEADGRIYTPELVLGGRRKGIKLTYCTDTRPIASISEHAKDADLFICEGMYGEKDKDDKAAEHKHMTFYDAARLAKAADAKELWLTHYSPSLIRPEEFMADTRAIFANAKAGTDKKSVVLEFDPNE; encoded by the coding sequence ATGTTAGATGTTTGTTTGCTTGGAACCAGCGGAATGATGCCTTTACCAAACAGGTGGCTGACGGCATTGATGACCAGGTATAATGGTTCCAGTCTTTTAATAGACTGCGGAGAAGGCACCCAGATTGCAATTAAGGAGAAAGGCTGGAGTTTCCATCCTATTGATGTGATTTGCTTTACCCATTATCATGGGGACCATATCAGCGGATTACCAGGTCTGTTACTTACCATGGGAAATGCTGACCGGACTGAGCCTGTAACCATGATAGGACCGAAAGGTCTGGAAAGGGTAGTAAGTGCTCTTCGGGTAATTGCACCGGAGCTGCCCTTTGATATTAATTTTATAGAGATTAACGGAGCAGAAGAAGAATTCCGTATAAATGGTTATGTAATACAGGCTTTTAAAGTAAATCATAACGTACTTTGCTATGGTTACAATGTTTTAATTGAGCGTGGCGGAAGATTCTATACAGAGAAAGCTATTGAAAATGAAGTACCTCAAAAATATTGGAATAAGCTGCAAAAGGGAGAGACAATCGAAGCCGACGGAAGAATATATACACCGGAATTGGTCTTAGGCGGCCGACGAAAAGGAATTAAGCTTACCTATTGCACTGACACAAGGCCTATTGCTTCAATCAGTGAGCATGCAAAAGATGCAGATCTATTCATCTGTGAAGGAATGTACGGTGAGAAGGATAAGGATGATAAAGCAGCAGAGCATAAGCATATGACCTTTTATGATGCGGCAAGATTAGCAAAGGCAGCTGATGCGAAAGAGCTTTGGCTTACCCATTATAGCCCTTCTTTAATCAGGCCGGAGGAATTTATGGCGGATACCCGTGCTATTTTTGCCAATGCCAAAGCCGGAACAGACAAGAAAAGCGTTGTTCTGGAATTTGACCCCAATGAATAA